The Streptomyces sp. NBC_00775 genome includes the window TGGAGGGCAAGACCGACAAGAGCCACATCAGCATCACCGCGCAGGACGCGGGTGCCGAGGCGCTGGTCGTCATCGAGGACAACGGCGCCGGAATGGACCCGGACCGGCTGCGCCGCATCCTGGCCGGAGAGGTCAGCCCCTCCGGAGGCATCGGGCTGTCCAACGTCGACGAACGTCTGCGCCAGGTCTACGGGGACGACCACGGCCTCGTCATCGAGACCGCGGTGGGCGCGGGAATGAAGATCACCGCCCGGCTGCCCAAGTACCAGCCGGGCGTGCACTCGGCGGGACGACTGCCCCGGGAGTGACCCCTGCGCGCCCTTACGTACTGCGCGACGCCACCATCCCCAGCGTGATCAGGCCGAGTACGACCCAGCCGAACCACAGCCAGCCATTGCTGCCGAGCGCCACCGTGTAGGCCGTCACCATGACGAGCCCGCCCACGGTGATCACCCCCATCGTCTTCGTCGTACCGGGCATCGCAACACCCTCCTCCAGGCGGGTCCGCGACGCGGGCCGTGGCCTTGGGCCCATTTTCACCCGGAGGGAGGCGGTTCGCCAGGGCCGGGCGACCTACTCGTTCCCCTGCAACGGGCTCTTGTCCCTGTGTTCCAGACTGCAGACCACCAGGTAGTAGCCCTTGGCCCACAGACCTGTGCTGCGCAGGCCATGACTCCAGAAGACCGCGGAACTGCGCCCGAAATCCTCCGGCGGGGCGTCCGCCGCGCACTGGTCGTTCGCCTGGGCATCGGCGTCCTCGCCGGACGCGACGGTCTTGAGATGGGTGATCTGAATGACGAGCCCCACATGGTTCTTGTCGCAGGCGACCAGCTGGTAGTGCGTGTAGACGAGCGCGTCCCCGTCCTCATGGCCGAGGCAGTCGCCGCGCTGTATCTGGGTCGCGTCCTTGAACGTCATCCCGTAGGGGCGGAGTTTTCCGAGCGGGCCGTACATCGGGCCGTGCTTTCCGACCAGCAGGCACGCGACATTGCCGCCGGTGGCGTGGAAGGCCTGGCGGGTGGGCACGACCGCCATGCTGCGCACGTTCCACGCGAGCCTTTCAGCGGTCCCCTTCGTCAACTCCTCGCACCGGTCCGCTCCCTGGCGATCGGCGACCTCGAACGAGGGAGCCTTGTACAGGGCCATCACTTGCCCGTCGGGAACGGCGTTCCCGCAGCTGGGATCCAGCGTCAGACGCGGGACACCCGCCACGGAGCCGGGGGACGGGTCGCCCACGACGCAGTCGCCCTTCCGGAGAGGTTCGGAGAGTCCGACCGTGTCCCCGTACGGCAGGACGACCTTGTGCGCCATCGCGTACCAGACCCCGCCGGCCGTCAGCCCCAGCGCGAGGAGAACCGCCGCCAGGGCTTGCAGGACACGCGGGCGCTTGCGGCGGCGCCGGCCCGAGGGGCCGGTGACCGGGCCGGGCGGCGCTCCGTACCAGGGCGGGCCGAAGCCCGGTCCCGGCTGTGGCGTGCTCGGCGCCGACCGGCCGAGTTCCTGCCCCGGCCGCGGGGCGTACGCGCCGGGTGCCTGGGCGGTGGGGGCGTACGGGCCCGGTGCTTGGGCGGTGGGGGCGTACGGGCCCGGTGCTTGGGCCGTGGGCGTGTACGCGGCCGGTGTGGCGAGGCCTTGGTCCTGCGCGGGACCGCTGGAGCTCTGGTTCCGTGCGGGGCTGCCGGTGCTCTGGTTCTGTGCGGGGCCGCCGAAGCGTTCGTCCGGTGGAGCCATGCCCGGGCCCGAAGCCCCGTCGGACGTGACGAGCCTCGCCCAGGGCGGCTGCGAGCCCGTGTCGACCTGGGTCGGCGGATGCGGCTCGGGCGTGATGATCCGGGCCAGCGCCGCCGCCGCGTCCTCAGCGGAGATCCGCCGGGCGGGATCCTTGATCAGCAGCGCCTCGACGACCGGCCACAGCGCCCCGGCCCGCCGCGGCGGTGGCGCCTCCTCCAGGACCACGGCGGTGATCGCCGCGAGATCGGTGCCGCGGTCGAACGGCCCGAAGCCCTCCACACCGAAATAGAGGGTGCAGCCCAACGAGAACAGATCGGCCGCCGCCGTCGCCGGCCCGCCGGTGGTCCGCTCCGGCGCCAGATATCCGGCCGTGCCCACCAGGATGGACGTCCGGGTCCAGCGGGTCTCGGGGGAGTCCGGCTGGACGGAGATGCCGTAGTCGGTGAGCAGGATCCGGGCACCCGGCATGCCGGTGCGGTCCGGAGCGAGCAGGATGTTGGCGGGTTTGACGTCCCGGTGCATGATGCCGCGCTCATGCCCGGCGGTCAGGGCGTCAAGGACCGCGAGGCCCATACGGGCACATTCGGCGGGTGCCAGCGGACCGCGCCGGGCGAGCCAGTCGCGCAGATCCTCCGCGCCCG containing:
- a CDS encoding serine/threonine-protein kinase; the encoded protein is MAPGSPKSGVGRIIAGRYRLLDQVGSGGMGHVWLAHDQRLDCDVALKEIRFRNLPDGGEEHESRIARARAEARHAAVLRGHPHVVTVHDVLEHEGLPWIVMEYVAGAEDLRDWLARRGPLAPAECARMGLAVLDALTAGHERGIMHRDVKPANILLAPDRTGMPGARILLTDYGISVQPDSPETRWTRTSILVGTAGYLAPERTTGGPATAAADLFSLGCTLYFGVEGFGPFDRGTDLAAITAVVLEEAPPPRRAGALWPVVEALLIKDPARRISAEDAAAALARIITPEPHPPTQVDTGSQPPWARLVTSDGASGPGMAPPDERFGGPAQNQSTGSPARNQSSSGPAQDQGLATPAAYTPTAQAPGPYAPTAQAPGPYAPTAQAPGAYAPRPGQELGRSAPSTPQPGPGFGPPWYGAPPGPVTGPSGRRRRKRPRVLQALAAVLLALGLTAGGVWYAMAHKVVLPYGDTVGLSEPLRKGDCVVGDPSPGSVAGVPRLTLDPSCGNAVPDGQVMALYKAPSFEVADRQGADRCEELTKGTAERLAWNVRSMAVVPTRQAFHATGGNVACLLVGKHGPMYGPLGKLRPYGMTFKDATQIQRGDCLGHEDGDALVYTHYQLVACDKNHVGLVIQITHLKTVASGEDADAQANDQCAADAPPEDFGRSSAVFWSHGLRSTGLWAKGYYLVVCSLEHRDKSPLQGNE